The Brasilonema sennae CENA114 genome includes a region encoding these proteins:
- a CDS encoding glyoxal oxidase, with protein sequence MPWQVLSYNCPINPVHAALLNTGKVLFFAGSGNDPNNVANSALGAALWDVSNGTFLRPKIPLDNAGNPIDVFCAAQSFLSNGKLLVAGGTIQYDPFFGETAAFTFDPRTQAWTRVASMNRGRWYPTVLTLGSGRIFAISGLDVNGNLDTNPEIFSGSSWTIFSQPTSSFALYAHLFLLSTGKIFYSGAQLGGNNGLSPTILTLPSRFNRPITEQSVFGLQQSDYGNQSASVLLPPAQDQKVMIIGGGNDSGMATNRVNIINLNPSSPTYTAAPSLLNARMHHNAVLLPDRTVFVCNGSRMNEDIGQSTLPAEIYNPATNTWTAVETPNVNGRVYHSVALLLPDGRVVTAGGNPERGSYESRIEIYSPAYMSQTRPTIQSAPQLVGYGGRITIQTPQAASIKWVHLIRPMATTHGLDTEQRLVDLPINSRTNSSLSVTATSNRNLAPPGYYMMFITNNNNVPSVARWIQLI encoded by the coding sequence ATGCCCTGGCAAGTTTTATCGTATAACTGTCCAATTAATCCGGTTCATGCCGCTTTACTGAACACGGGTAAAGTCTTGTTTTTTGCAGGTTCGGGTAATGATCCGAACAATGTAGCAAATTCGGCTCTTGGTGCAGCTTTATGGGATGTAAGTAACGGTACCTTCTTACGTCCAAAGATCCCTCTGGATAATGCTGGCAATCCCATAGACGTTTTCTGTGCTGCTCAGTCGTTCCTATCCAACGGTAAGCTGCTGGTTGCCGGCGGTACCATACAGTATGACCCGTTTTTTGGAGAGACAGCTGCTTTTACGTTTGATCCCAGAACTCAGGCATGGACACGAGTCGCATCAATGAATAGAGGTCGCTGGTATCCTACCGTACTAACGTTGGGTAGCGGTAGAATCTTTGCTATCTCAGGTCTTGATGTAAATGGCAATCTCGACACAAACCCAGAAATTTTTAGCGGTAGTAGTTGGACGATTTTTTCACAACCCACTAGTAGTTTCGCGCTCTACGCGCACCTTTTTCTACTTAGTACTGGCAAAATTTTCTATTCCGGTGCTCAACTCGGAGGCAACAATGGTCTCTCACCAACTATTCTGACCCTACCTAGTAGGTTCAATCGACCTATTACAGAGCAGTCGGTGTTTGGGTTGCAACAGTCAGATTACGGCAACCAATCGGCCAGTGTGTTACTACCACCAGCTCAAGACCAAAAGGTGATGATTATTGGTGGCGGCAATGATAGTGGCATGGCAACTAATCGCGTTAATATTATCAATCTCAATCCTAGTAGCCCCACCTATACTGCAGCACCTTCTCTGCTCAACGCTAGAATGCACCACAATGCAGTATTGTTGCCTGATCGCACGGTGTTTGTGTGTAATGGCAGCAGAATGAACGAGGATATAGGACAATCAACGCTGCCAGCAGAGATTTACAATCCAGCAACAAATACTTGGACAGCGGTAGAGACACCAAATGTTAACGGTCGTGTCTATCATTCTGTGGCGCTGCTTCTGCCAGATGGCAGAGTTGTGACAGCTGGGGGAAACCCTGAGCGTGGTTCTTATGAATCGCGAATAGAAATTTATAGTCCAGCTTACATGTCACAAACACGACCTACTATTCAAAGCGCTCCTCAATTAGTGGGATACGGCGGAAGAATCACGATCCAGACACCCCAAGCTGCAAGCATCAAGTGGGTTCATTTAATTAGACCAATGGCAACAACTCATGGTCTAGACACCGAACAACGGCTAGTAGACTTACCAATTAACTCTAGAACTAACAGTTCTCTCAGCGTTACGGCAACAAGTAACCGTAACCTGGCACCACCTGGATACTACATGATGTTTATTACTAACAACAATAACGTACCATCAGTAGCACGTTGGATTCAGTTAATATAG